One window of the Streptomyces sp. TS71-3 genome contains the following:
- a CDS encoding ABC transporter permease, with protein sequence MTTAVLTSPAQPEGRIGLRAHLRHTGALVRRNLLWIRQDPESMFDAVLMPIVFTLLFVFVFGGAIAGKGNQDEYVRYVVPGLMAMMGMNLAMGVGTGFNQDFQTGVMDRFRSLPIARSSVLIAKIVVEIGRMLVATAILLAVGFILGLSVSSVPGLFAAIGLALVFGSSIMWIFLTMGVVMKNAQAIQGMGFLVLMPLQFGSSIFAPTASMPGWLQAFTDYNPLSSLADAARGLMNSGAPVGHDVLVTLIWSVVITVVAAPIAIHKFRTKS encoded by the coding sequence ATGACCACCGCAGTGCTCACCTCCCCCGCCCAGCCCGAGGGCCGCATCGGGCTCCGCGCCCACCTGCGCCACACCGGCGCCCTGGTCCGCCGGAACCTGCTGTGGATCCGGCAGGACCCGGAGTCGATGTTCGACGCCGTGCTCATGCCGATCGTCTTCACGCTCCTCTTCGTCTTCGTCTTCGGCGGCGCGATCGCCGGCAAGGGCAACCAGGACGAGTACGTCAGATACGTGGTGCCGGGCCTGATGGCCATGATGGGCATGAACCTCGCCATGGGCGTGGGCACCGGCTTCAACCAGGACTTCCAGACCGGTGTGATGGACCGCTTCCGGTCGCTGCCGATCGCCCGCTCCTCGGTGCTGATCGCCAAGATCGTCGTCGAGATCGGCCGGATGCTGGTGGCCACGGCCATCCTGCTGGCCGTCGGCTTCATCCTGGGACTCTCGGTCTCCAGCGTGCCGGGGCTGTTCGCGGCGATCGGCCTCGCCCTGGTCTTCGGCTCCTCCATCATGTGGATCTTCCTCACCATGGGCGTGGTGATGAAGAACGCCCAGGCCATCCAGGGAATGGGATTCCTCGTCCTGATGCCTCTCCAGTTCGGTTCCTCGATCTTCGCGCCGACGGCGTCCATGCCGGGCTGGCTCCAGGCGTTCACCGACTACAACCCGCTGTCGTCGCTGGCCGACGCCGCGCGGGGCCTGATGAACAGCGGCGCGCCCGTCGGCCACGACGTGCTGGTGACCCTGATCTGGTCGGTGGTCATCACGGTGGTGGCGGCGCCGATCGCCATCCACAAGTTCCGCACCAAGAGCTGA
- a CDS encoding ATP-binding cassette domain-containing protein, with protein MTPNDTSPGGRNAVITVRGLVKHYGETKALDGVDLDVAEGTVLGVLGPNGAGKTTLVRVLSTLIVPDAGTATVAGLDAVHQPRRLRRVIGLTGQYASVDEKLSGRENLYMIGRLLDLSRAAARQRAEELLERFSLTEAAKRPAGTYSGGMRRRLDLAASMIGRPAVLYLDEPTTGLDPRTRNEVWAEVKRMVGTGVTVLLTTQYMEEAEQLAGELAVMDRGRVVAGGRIDDLKAKVGGRTLRIRPADPLQLRPMAQELDEFGLTGPGRATVDTDTGTVLVPILSDDQLTAVVGSLSERGIALASINTELPTLDEVFLSLTGHKATVAEDPAPALLEAAV; from the coding sequence ATGACACCCAACGACACAAGCCCGGGCGGCCGCAACGCCGTCATCACCGTGCGGGGGCTGGTCAAGCACTACGGCGAGACCAAGGCCCTGGACGGCGTGGACCTGGACGTCGCCGAGGGCACCGTCCTCGGCGTGCTCGGCCCGAACGGCGCCGGCAAGACCACCCTCGTACGCGTCCTGTCCACCCTGATCGTGCCGGACGCCGGCACCGCCACCGTCGCCGGCCTCGACGCCGTGCACCAGCCCCGCCGGCTCCGCCGGGTGATCGGCCTCACCGGCCAGTACGCCTCGGTGGACGAGAAGCTCTCCGGCCGCGAGAACCTCTACATGATCGGCCGCCTGCTCGACCTGTCCCGGGCCGCGGCCCGGCAGCGCGCGGAGGAGCTGCTGGAGCGCTTCTCCCTCACCGAGGCCGCCAAGCGCCCCGCGGGGACCTACTCCGGCGGCATGCGCCGCCGTCTCGACCTGGCCGCCTCCATGATCGGCCGGCCCGCGGTGCTCTACCTGGACGAGCCCACCACCGGCCTCGACCCGCGCACCCGGAACGAGGTCTGGGCGGAGGTGAAGCGGATGGTCGGCACCGGCGTCACCGTGCTGCTCACCACCCAGTACATGGAGGAGGCCGAGCAACTGGCCGGCGAGCTCGCCGTGATGGACCGCGGCCGGGTCGTCGCCGGCGGCCGGATCGACGACCTCAAGGCCAAGGTGGGCGGCCGCACCCTGCGGATCAGGCCCGCCGACCCGCTCCAGCTGCGCCCGATGGCCCAGGAGCTGGACGAGTTCGGTCTGACCGGCCCCGGCCGGGCCACCGTGGACACCGACACGGGCACGGTGCTCGTGCCGATCCTCAGCGACGACCAGCTCACCGCCGTCGTCGGCTCGCTCTCCGAACGGGGCATCGCGCTGGCCTCGATCAACACCGAACTCCCCACCCTGGACGAGGTGTTCCTCTCCCTCACCGGTCACAAGGCCACCGTGGCCGAGGACCCCGCGCCCGCCCTTCTGGAGGCCGCCGTATGA
- the panB gene encoding 3-methyl-2-oxobutanoate hydroxymethyltransferase, translating into MTQNPAAQKPGPVDGPKSDSSKALYGGKGTRRITVRDITTAKERGEKWPMLTAYDAMTASVFDEAGIPVMLVGDSMGNCHLGYETTVPVTLDEMTMLSAAVVRGTSRAMIVADLPFGTYQEGPTQALRSAMRLVKEAGVGAVKLEGGERSHRQIELLVESGIPVMAHVGLTPQSVNTMGYRVQGRGEEAAQQLLRDAKAVQDAGAFAVVLELVPAELAAEVTRVLHIPTVGIGAGAECDAQVLVWTDMLGLTPGKMPRFVKQYADLRGVMSNAAQAFAEDVVGGAFPAEEHAVH; encoded by the coding sequence ATGACGCAGAATCCGGCTGCCCAGAAGCCCGGCCCGGTCGACGGGCCGAAGTCCGACAGCAGCAAGGCGCTGTACGGCGGCAAGGGCACACGCCGTATCACCGTGCGCGACATCACCACGGCCAAGGAGCGCGGCGAGAAGTGGCCGATGCTCACCGCCTACGACGCGATGACCGCGTCCGTCTTCGACGAGGCCGGCATCCCGGTCATGCTCGTCGGCGACTCGATGGGCAACTGCCACCTCGGCTACGAGACGACCGTCCCGGTCACCCTCGACGAGATGACCATGCTCTCGGCCGCCGTGGTGCGCGGCACCAGCCGCGCCATGATCGTCGCCGACCTGCCCTTCGGCACCTACCAGGAGGGGCCGACGCAGGCCCTGCGCAGCGCCATGCGGCTGGTGAAGGAGGCCGGCGTGGGCGCCGTGAAGCTGGAGGGCGGCGAGCGCTCGCACCGCCAGATCGAGCTGCTGGTCGAGTCCGGCATCCCGGTCATGGCACACGTCGGGCTGACCCCCCAGTCCGTCAACACCATGGGCTACCGCGTGCAGGGCCGCGGCGAGGAAGCGGCGCAGCAACTGCTCCGGGACGCCAAGGCCGTACAGGACGCGGGCGCGTTCGCGGTCGTGCTGGAGCTGGTGCCGGCCGAGCTGGCGGCCGAGGTGACCCGCGTGCTGCACATTCCCACGGTGGGCATCGGGGCCGGGGCCGAGTGCGACGCGCAGGTCCTGGTATGGACCGACATGCTCGGCCTGACGCCCGGGAAGATGCCGCGGTTCGTGAAGCAGTACGCGGATCTGCGGGGTGTCATGTCGAACGCGGCCCAGGCCTTCGCCGAGGATGTGGTGGGTGGGGCGTTCCCGGCGGAGGAACACGCCGTGCACTGA
- a CDS encoding AraC family transcriptional regulator, protein MDTTDRHTTDRHAADRLLGELRALIAAHARPDLTTPVEGLLLSRVETSEPDHSLTDPLLVVMAQGAKHLMLGAQAYEYRAGQCLVVTTGLPVTGNFVGAAPEHPALGLGLVLRPAAIAPLLLQAPPDRAAGASRPATGLPAIATGQAEPDLLDAVTRLVRLLDHPADAPVLAPMIEREILWRLLTGPYGGMVRQIGLADSNLTHVSRAIGWIRENYAEPVRIEDLASLAAMSTSAFHRHFRAVTTLSPLQFVKQIRLQEARSLLVARADDVAGVGHLVGYDNPSQFTREYRRLFGAPPGRDAARLRAAGLEASPAPSGPWGAGTVRRLP, encoded by the coding sequence GTGGACACCACGGACCGGCACACCACCGACCGGCACGCAGCCGACCGGCTCCTCGGCGAGCTCCGCGCTCTGATCGCGGCGCATGCCCGCCCGGACCTGACGACGCCCGTCGAGGGCCTGCTCCTGTCGAGGGTGGAGACCTCGGAGCCGGACCACTCACTGACCGATCCCCTGCTGGTCGTGATGGCCCAGGGGGCCAAGCACCTGATGCTCGGCGCCCAGGCGTACGAGTACCGGGCGGGGCAGTGCCTCGTCGTCACCACCGGCCTGCCGGTCACCGGCAACTTCGTCGGCGCCGCCCCCGAGCACCCGGCGCTGGGCCTGGGCCTCGTGCTGCGCCCGGCCGCCATCGCCCCGCTGCTGCTCCAGGCGCCCCCGGACCGGGCCGCGGGAGCGTCACGCCCGGCCACCGGGCTGCCCGCGATCGCCACCGGGCAGGCCGAGCCCGACCTGCTCGACGCCGTGACCCGCTTGGTGCGGCTGCTCGACCACCCCGCCGACGCCCCCGTGCTGGCGCCGATGATCGAGCGCGAGATCCTCTGGCGGCTGCTCACGGGACCGTACGGCGGCATGGTCCGCCAGATCGGCCTGGCCGACAGCAATCTGACCCACGTCAGCCGGGCCATCGGGTGGATCCGCGAGAACTACGCCGAGCCGGTGCGCATCGAGGACCTCGCCTCCCTCGCGGCGATGAGCACGTCGGCGTTCCACCGGCACTTCCGGGCCGTCACCACCCTGAGCCCGTTGCAGTTCGTCAAGCAGATCCGCCTCCAGGAGGCCCGCTCGCTCCTCGTCGCCCGGGCGGACGACGTCGCCGGTGTCGGGCACCTCGTCGGATACGACAACCCGTCGCAGTTCACCCGCGAGTACCGCCGCCTGTTCGGCGCCCCGCCGGGCCGCGACGCCGCCCGCCTGCGCGCCGCGGGCCTGGAGGCGTCTCCGGCGCCCTCAGGGCCGTGGGGAGCGGGCACCGTCCGGCGGCTGCCCTGA
- a CDS encoding aldo/keto reductase, translated as MPLDHYVTLGRSGLRVSPFALGAMTFGEDPGGAGCSVAESEKILGTYLDQGGNFVDTANFYTNGHSESILGDYFTARPGLRDRVVLASKFFFNLFPGDPNGGGAGRGSIIAQLHESLRRLRTDHLDLYWLHNWDRHTPVEETLRTLDDLVTAGKIRYVGFSNTPAWFTAQAQTTALLKGWTPLIALQVEYSLLARTVEGELAPLALDQGMALVPWSPLKNGFLSGKYRRGAEVADSARTAFVGGPNEAEFAVIEELDAVAGELGTTSAAVALAWLRARPGTVVPILGARRVAHLEGNLAALEVTLGPEHLRRLDEVSAPELDYPAPMHGAQRAMLQFAGATVDGVGSGVYPPLLQSDVRY; from the coding sequence ATGCCACTCGATCACTACGTCACCCTGGGCAGGTCGGGGCTGCGGGTCAGCCCGTTCGCCCTCGGCGCGATGACCTTCGGGGAGGACCCCGGGGGCGCCGGGTGCAGCGTGGCGGAGTCGGAGAAGATCCTCGGCACCTACCTGGACCAGGGCGGGAACTTCGTCGACACCGCCAACTTCTACACCAACGGCCACTCCGAGAGCATCCTCGGCGACTACTTCACCGCCCGCCCCGGACTGCGGGACCGCGTGGTGCTGGCGTCGAAGTTCTTCTTCAACCTCTTCCCCGGCGACCCCAACGGCGGCGGCGCCGGGCGCGGCTCGATCATCGCCCAGCTCCACGAGAGCCTGCGCCGGCTGCGCACCGACCACCTGGACCTGTACTGGCTGCACAACTGGGACCGCCACACGCCCGTGGAGGAGACCCTGCGCACCCTCGACGACCTCGTCACGGCCGGCAAGATCCGCTACGTGGGGTTCTCGAACACGCCCGCCTGGTTCACCGCCCAGGCCCAGACGACGGCGCTCCTGAAGGGCTGGACACCGCTGATCGCGCTCCAGGTCGAGTACTCGCTGCTAGCCCGCACCGTCGAGGGCGAGCTCGCGCCCCTCGCCCTCGACCAGGGCATGGCGCTGGTGCCGTGGAGCCCGCTGAAGAACGGCTTCCTGTCCGGCAAGTACCGGCGCGGTGCCGAGGTCGCCGACTCCGCCCGGACGGCGTTCGTCGGCGGACCGAACGAGGCGGAGTTCGCCGTCATCGAGGAGCTCGACGCGGTCGCCGGCGAGCTGGGCACCACCTCCGCGGCCGTGGCCCTCGCGTGGCTGCGCGCCCGGCCCGGCACGGTCGTGCCCATCCTCGGCGCGCGGCGCGTGGCGCACCTGGAGGGCAACCTCGCGGCGCTGGAGGTGACCCTCGGGCCCGAGCACCTGCGGCGGCTCGACGAGGTGTCGGCGCCGGAGCTGGACTATCCGGCGCCGATGCATGGTGCGCAGCGCGCGATGTTGCAGTTCGCCGGGGCGACGGTGGACGGGGTGGGGTCGGGCGTGTATCCACCGCTCCTCCAGAGCGACGTCCGGTACTGA
- a CDS encoding NAD+ synthase, which translates to MPQLRLALNQIDSTVGDLTQNAEAVIRWTRHSAEQGAHLVAFPELALTGYPVEDLALRSSFVDASRDTLHTLAGRLADEGFGELPVVVGYLDRSESAQPRYGQPAGAPRNAAAVLHRGRVALSFAKHHLPNYGVFDEFRYFVPGDTLPVVRVHGIDVALAICEDLWQDGGRVPATRSAGAGLLLSINASPYEQKKDDTRLDLVRKRAQEAGCTTAYLAMIGGQDELVYDGDSIVVDRDGSVIARAPQFAEGCVVLDLDLPAAAPEPPSGVVDDGLRIDHVTLSADPLPPYPAELDGGYAERLDDDEEVYSALVVGLRAYVAKNGFRSVLIGLSGGIDSALTAAIACDALGAEHVYGVSMPSKYSSEHSRADAAELARRTGLDFRTVSIEPMFDAYMSSVELSGLAEENLQARLRGTLLMSISNQEGQIVLAPGNKSELAVGYSTLYGDAVGAYGPIKDVYKTAVFRLAEWRNRAARERGQTPPIPENSISKPPSAELRPGQVDTDSLPDYPVLDAILDLYVDHDRGADEIVAAGFEAELVERTLRMVDRAEYKRRQYPPGTKISAKGFGKDRRLPITSHWRESA; encoded by the coding sequence GTGCCTCAACTTCGCCTCGCCCTGAATCAGATCGACTCGACCGTCGGCGATCTCACCCAGAACGCCGAGGCGGTCATCCGCTGGACCCGGCACTCCGCCGAGCAGGGAGCCCACCTCGTGGCCTTCCCCGAGCTGGCGCTGACCGGCTACCCCGTGGAGGACCTCGCGCTGCGCTCGTCCTTCGTGGACGCGTCGCGTGACACCCTGCACACGCTGGCCGGACGGCTGGCCGACGAGGGCTTCGGAGAGCTGCCCGTGGTCGTCGGCTACCTGGACCGCAGCGAGAGCGCCCAGCCGAGGTACGGACAGCCGGCCGGGGCCCCGCGGAACGCCGCCGCCGTGCTGCACCGCGGCCGGGTGGCGCTCTCCTTCGCCAAGCACCACCTGCCGAACTACGGCGTCTTCGACGAGTTCCGCTACTTCGTGCCCGGCGACACCCTGCCCGTCGTCCGCGTGCACGGCATCGACGTCGCGCTCGCGATCTGCGAGGACCTCTGGCAGGACGGCGGCAGGGTGCCGGCCACCAGGAGTGCCGGGGCCGGCCTGCTGCTCTCCATCAACGCATCGCCGTACGAGCAGAAGAAGGACGACACCCGCCTCGACCTGGTACGCAAGCGTGCGCAGGAGGCCGGCTGCACCACGGCGTACCTGGCCATGATCGGCGGGCAGGACGAGCTGGTCTACGACGGCGACTCGATCGTCGTGGACCGCGACGGCTCGGTGATCGCCCGTGCCCCGCAGTTCGCGGAGGGCTGCGTGGTGCTCGACCTGGACCTGCCGGCCGCGGCCCCGGAGCCGCCGTCGGGCGTCGTCGACGACGGTCTGCGCATCGACCACGTCACGCTGTCGGCCGACCCCCTCCCGCCGTACCCGGCCGAGCTGGACGGCGGGTACGCCGAGCGGCTCGACGACGACGAGGAGGTGTACTCGGCCCTGGTGGTCGGGCTGCGCGCGTATGTCGCGAAGAACGGCTTCCGGTCCGTGCTGATCGGGCTCTCCGGCGGCATCGACTCGGCGCTCACCGCGGCCATCGCCTGCGACGCGCTCGGTGCGGAGCACGTGTACGGGGTGTCGATGCCGTCGAAGTACTCCTCGGAGCACTCGCGCGCCGACGCGGCCGAGCTGGCGCGGCGGACCGGGCTCGACTTCCGCACGGTCTCGATCGAGCCGATGTTCGACGCGTACATGTCGTCGGTGGAGCTGTCCGGTCTCGCCGAGGAGAACCTCCAGGCGCGGCTGCGCGGCACGCTCCTGATGTCGATCTCCAACCAGGAGGGCCAGATCGTGCTGGCCCCCGGCAACAAGTCCGAGCTGGCCGTCGGCTACTCCACGCTGTACGGCGACGCGGTGGGGGCGTACGGGCCGATCAAGGACGTCTACAAGACCGCGGTGTTCCGGCTGGCCGAGTGGCGCAACCGCGCGGCACGGGAGCGGGGCCAGACGCCGCCGATCCCGGAGAACTCGATCAGCAAGCCGCCGAGCGCGGAGCTGCGGCCCGGGCAGGTCGACACGGACTCGCTGCCGGACTACCCCGTGCTGGACGCGATCCTGGACCTCTACGTGGACCACGACCGGGGGGCGGACGAGATCGTGGCGGCCGGGTTCGAGGCGGAGCTGGTGGAGCGGACGCTGCGGATGGTGGATCGGGCCGAGTACAAGCGGCGGCAGTATCCGCCGGGTACGAAGATCTCCGCGAAGGGATTCGGGAAGGATCGGCGGCTGCCGATCACCAGCCACTGGCGAGAGTCCGCGTAG
- a CDS encoding protease pro-enzyme activation domain-containing protein: MRSNRAAVRAGVSLAATLPLLTGALALGIPAAHADQNPGARQALKGAKPLWATGKSDQGSTADSNKVQARVYLAGRDAAGLAAYARSVSDPDSASYGRFLSAKEAQERFGATAEQIRAVKSWLKDAGLSVTATTRHYVEVSGDVAAAEKAFGTQLHNYRKGAGTYRAPQQTPTAPASLEGAVLTVTGLDNAPHKADHKDELPPPGAVFRNAGPFSSYYGSNPASTLPEAYGSTAPYATKGYTGEQLRAAYGAGNRTGKGVTVAITDAYASPTIEQDSAQYAKRNGDARYKGGQLTQVLPGAYTHTAADDCDASGWYGEESLDVEAVHAVAPASNVVYVGAASCYDDDLLDSLSKVVDSHLADIVSNSWGDLEANQTPDVAAAYDQVFQMGAIEGIGFYFSSGDNGDEVAHTGTKQVDVPASSAWVTSVGGTSLAVGRGDAYKWETGWGTGKAALSDDGKSWKDVPGAFNGGAGGGTSKNVAQPFYQQGVVPDSLAKANGGALPMRTVPDISAIADPNTGFLVGQTQTFPDGSQQYSEYRIGGTSLAAPTIAGIQALAQQAHGGRPLGFANPAIYDRYGSKAYHDVTDHPVNGAEGLAVVRVDYANSFDDSEGLLTSLRTLGKDSSLIASTGYDDVTGVGSPAPGYVESYGTRPGHGH, from the coding sequence ATGAGATCCAACCGCGCCGCCGTGCGCGCCGGTGTCAGTCTGGCGGCGACCCTGCCGTTGCTCACCGGGGCCCTGGCGCTCGGCATACCCGCGGCCCACGCGGACCAGAACCCGGGCGCCCGGCAAGCGCTCAAGGGCGCCAAGCCGCTCTGGGCGACCGGAAAGTCCGACCAGGGCTCCACGGCCGACTCGAACAAGGTGCAGGCCCGGGTCTATCTGGCCGGACGCGACGCGGCGGGCCTCGCGGCCTACGCTCGTTCCGTCTCCGACCCGGACTCCGCCTCGTACGGCAGGTTCCTGAGCGCCAAGGAGGCGCAGGAACGGTTCGGTGCCACCGCGGAGCAGATACGTGCCGTGAAGTCCTGGCTGAAGGACGCCGGGCTCAGCGTCACCGCGACCACCCGGCACTACGTCGAGGTGTCCGGCGACGTGGCCGCCGCCGAGAAGGCGTTCGGCACCCAGCTCCACAACTACCGCAAGGGCGCGGGGACGTACCGCGCCCCGCAGCAGACGCCCACCGCGCCCGCCTCGCTCGAAGGCGCCGTCCTCACCGTCACCGGCCTGGACAACGCGCCCCACAAGGCGGACCACAAGGACGAACTGCCCCCGCCGGGAGCGGTCTTCCGCAACGCGGGACCGTTCTCCAGCTACTACGGCTCCAACCCGGCCAGCACCCTGCCGGAGGCGTACGGCAGCACCGCTCCGTACGCCACCAAGGGGTACACGGGCGAGCAGCTGCGCGCGGCCTACGGTGCGGGCAACCGGACCGGCAAGGGCGTGACGGTGGCCATCACCGACGCCTACGCCTCGCCCACCATCGAGCAGGACTCCGCCCAGTACGCCAAGCGGAACGGCGACGCGCGCTACAAGGGCGGCCAGCTCACCCAGGTGCTGCCCGGCGCGTACACGCACACCGCCGCCGACGACTGCGACGCGTCCGGCTGGTACGGCGAGGAGTCGCTGGACGTCGAGGCCGTGCACGCGGTCGCGCCGGCCTCGAACGTCGTGTACGTCGGGGCCGCGTCCTGCTACGACGACGACCTGCTCGACTCGCTCAGCAAGGTCGTCGACAGCCACCTCGCGGACATCGTCTCCAACTCCTGGGGCGACCTGGAGGCCAACCAGACGCCGGACGTCGCCGCGGCCTACGACCAGGTCTTCCAGATGGGCGCGATCGAGGGCATCGGCTTCTACTTCTCCTCGGGCGACAACGGCGACGAGGTCGCCCACACCGGCACCAAGCAGGTCGACGTGCCGGCCAGCTCCGCCTGGGTCACCTCGGTGGGCGGCACCTCGCTCGCCGTGGGCCGGGGCGACGCGTACAAGTGGGAGACCGGCTGGGGCACCGGCAAGGCCGCCCTGTCGGACGACGGCAAGAGCTGGAAGGACGTCCCCGGCGCGTTCAACGGCGGCGCCGGCGGCGGCACCAGCAAGAACGTGGCGCAGCCGTTCTACCAGCAGGGCGTCGTGCCGGACTCGCTCGCCAAGGCGAACGGCGGCGCGCTGCCGATGCGCACGGTCCCGGACATCTCGGCGATCGCGGACCCCAACACCGGGTTCCTGGTCGGCCAGACCCAGACGTTCCCCGACGGGTCCCAGCAGTACAGCGAGTACCGCATCGGCGGCACCTCGCTGGCCGCGCCGACCATCGCGGGCATCCAGGCGCTGGCCCAGCAGGCACACGGCGGGCGGCCGCTCGGGTTCGCGAACCCGGCGATCTACGACCGCTACGGCTCGAAGGCGTACCACGACGTCACGGACCACCCCGTGAACGGCGCGGAGGGCCTTGCGGTGGTCCGGGTCGACTACGCGAACAGCTTCGACGACTCCGAGGGCCTGCTCACCTCGCTGCGCACCCTCGGCAAGGACAGCTCGCTGATCGCGTCGACCGGCTACGACGACGTCACCGGCGTGGGCTCGCCCGCGCCCGGCTACGTGGAGTCGTACGGCACCCGGCCCGGCCACGGCCACTGA
- the glnA gene encoding type I glutamate--ammonia ligase: MDKQQEFVLRTLEERDIRFVRLWFTDVLGFLKSVAVAPAELEQAFDEGIGFDGSAIEGFARVYESDMIAKPDPGTFQVLPWRAEAPGTARMFCDILMPDRSPSFADPRYVLKRALAKTSDLGFTFYTHPEIEFFLLKEKPVDGSRPTPADSSGYFDHTPQNVGMDFRRQAITMLESMGISVEFSHHEGAPGQQEIDLRYADALSTADNIMTFRLVMKQVALEQGVQATFMPKPFSEYPGSGMHTHLSLFEGDRNAFYESGAEYQLSKVGRSFIAGLLRHAAEISAVTNQWVNSYKRIWGGAERPAGAGGEAPSYICWGHNNRSALIRVPMYKPGKTGSARVEVRSLDSGCNPYLSYALLLAAGLKGIEENYELGPGADDDVWALTDAERRAMGIEPLPQNLGEAISLMEHSELVAETLGEHVFGFFLRNKKQEWEEYRSEVTAFELRKSLPVL; encoded by the coding sequence ATGGATAAGCAACAGGAATTCGTGCTCCGGACCCTGGAGGAGCGCGACATCCGGTTCGTACGCCTGTGGTTCACGGATGTACTGGGCTTCCTCAAGTCTGTCGCGGTCGCGCCCGCCGAGCTGGAGCAGGCCTTCGACGAGGGCATCGGCTTCGACGGCTCGGCGATCGAGGGCTTCGCGCGGGTCTACGAGTCCGACATGATCGCCAAGCCGGACCCGGGGACGTTCCAGGTGCTGCCCTGGCGGGCCGAGGCCCCCGGCACCGCCCGGATGTTCTGCGACATCCTCATGCCCGACCGCTCCCCGTCCTTCGCTGACCCCCGCTACGTGCTCAAGCGGGCCCTGGCCAAGACCTCCGACCTCGGGTTCACCTTCTACACCCATCCCGAGATCGAGTTCTTCCTGCTGAAGGAGAAGCCGGTCGACGGCTCCCGGCCCACGCCGGCCGACTCCTCCGGCTACTTCGACCACACCCCGCAGAACGTCGGCATGGACTTCCGCCGCCAGGCGATCACGATGCTGGAGTCCATGGGCATCTCGGTGGAGTTCTCCCACCACGAGGGCGCCCCCGGCCAGCAGGAGATCGACCTGCGCTACGCCGACGCGCTCTCCACCGCCGACAACATCATGACGTTCCGCCTGGTCATGAAGCAGGTCGCGCTGGAGCAGGGGGTGCAGGCCACCTTCATGCCGAAGCCGTTCTCGGAGTACCCCGGCTCCGGCATGCACACCCACCTCTCCCTCTTCGAGGGCGACCGCAACGCGTTCTACGAGTCCGGCGCGGAGTACCAGCTCTCCAAGGTGGGCCGCTCCTTCATCGCGGGCCTGCTGCGGCACGCCGCGGAGATCTCCGCGGTCACCAACCAGTGGGTGAACTCCTACAAGCGCATCTGGGGCGGCGCGGAGCGGCCCGCGGGCGCGGGCGGCGAGGCGCCCTCGTACATCTGCTGGGGCCACAACAACCGCTCGGCCCTCATCCGGGTGCCGATGTACAAGCCCGGCAAGACGGGCTCGGCCCGGGTGGAGGTCCGCTCGCTGGACAGCGGCTGCAACCCGTACCTCTCCTACGCCCTGCTGCTCGCCGCGGGCCTCAAGGGCATCGAGGAGAACTACGAGCTCGGCCCCGGCGCGGACGACGACGTCTGGGCGCTCACCGACGCGGAGCGGCGCGCCATGGGCATCGAGCCGCTGCCGCAGAACCTCGGCGAGGCGATCTCCCTCATGGAGCACAGCGAACTGGTCGCCGAGACGCTCGGCGAGCACGTCTTCGGGTTCTTCCTCCGCAACAAGAAGCAGGAGTGGGAGGAGTACCGCTCCGAGGTGACGGCGTTCGAGCTCCGCAAGAGCCTGCCGGTGCTGTAG